One genomic segment of Nitrosopumilus sp. b3 includes these proteins:
- the cyoE gene encoding heme o synthase, which yields MQKQKSESRVAVYYELTKPKIWYLLVFTAFGAALTASNIYDIEISPATWLLMLFSVAAGSAAANTLTNYHDRDIDAIMERTKGRPLPSKRIYPAEKARNFGLALAGISLVLAFGISFTTTFEQGLWATGFIAFGLVNNILVYSYALKRNSRTNIILGGLCGGSPPMIGWVAVSMSDLWTMGLAMAGLVFIWIPMHIWALTLHFKDDYNKVNVPMLTAVQSEKTSARAIAGSTVVMVLFSIAPFFISTESGDAMVGSVYLWTAIASGALMIGLSIWVIAKPMEKASWTLFKFSSPYLAVLFIALMVDSAL from the coding sequence TGCATTTGGCGCAGCGTTAACAGCATCTAACATTTATGATATTGAGATTTCTCCAGCAACATGGCTACTTATGCTATTTTCAGTTGCTGCAGGTTCAGCTGCTGCAAATACATTGACTAACTATCATGATAGAGATATTGATGCCATTATGGAAAGAACAAAAGGTAGACCTCTTCCATCAAAAAGAATCTACCCTGCAGAAAAAGCAAGGAATTTTGGACTGGCATTAGCAGGAATATCACTAGTTTTAGCATTTGGTATTTCTTTTACTACAACATTTGAACAAGGATTATGGGCAACTGGATTCATTGCATTTGGATTAGTAAATAATATTCTAGTTTATTCATATGCCTTGAAAAGAAATTCTAGAACCAACATAATTTTAGGAGGTCTATGTGGGGGATCACCTCCAATGATTGGATGGGTAGCTGTCAGTATGTCAGATTTATGGACAATGGGTCTTGCAATGGCAGGATTAGTATTCATTTGGATTCCAATGCACATATGGGCTTTGACATTACATTTCAAAGATGATTATAACAAAGTAAATGTCCCAATGCTTACAGCAGTACAATCTGAAAAAACATCAGCAAGAGCTATTGCAGGTTCTACTGTTGTCATGGTATTATTTTCAATTGCGCCATTTTTTATTAGTACAGAAAGTGGGGATGCAATGGTTGGTAGTGTATATCTATGGACTGCAATTGCATCTGGTGCATTAATGATTGGCTTATCAATATGGGTTATTGCCAAACCTATGGAAAAGGCTTCATGGACATTGTTTAAATTTTCAAGTCCCTATTTGGCAGTATTGTTTATTGCATTAATGGTAGATTCAGCGTTATAA